A window of the Juglans microcarpa x Juglans regia isolate MS1-56 chromosome 5D, Jm3101_v1.0, whole genome shotgun sequence genome harbors these coding sequences:
- the LOC121265965 gene encoding iron-sulfur cluster co-chaperone protein HscB homolog isoform X2, protein MSRKFWTPIYTTLRRTLPSKHSYLPANSAFKFPSPTYFFSSPSPSSSPNSPFSSGYDFYSLQNPKFPVRIFCFSTGAEEQSSARCWSCGAVAIAAPFLVCETCRSVQPMDRSVDYFQIFGLEKKYDIEVQNLEGKYKDWQKKLHPDLVHSKSQRERGYAADQSARVIDAYCTLSKPLLRAIYILRLEGIDVDEEETLTDPELLSEILEIREAVEEAADPLALNEIKSQTARKI, encoded by the exons ATGTCGAGGAAGTTCTGGACTCCTATCTACACGACTCTGCGCCGGACCCTCCCTTCGAAACACTCTTATTTGCCTGCCAATTCCGCTTTCAAATTCCCGTCTCCCACTTATTTTTTCTCATCCCCTTCTCCTTCAAGTTCACCTAATTCCCCATTTTCGTCAGGCTATGATTTTTACTCTCTGCAGAATCCAAAGTTTCCCGTAAGAATTTTCTGTTTCTCCACGGGAGCTGAGGAGCAGTCCAGCGCTAGATGCTGGAGTTGTGGCGCTGTGGCCATAGCGGCGCCGTTTCTGGTCTGCGAGACGTGTCGGAGCGTTCAGCCCATGGATCGTTCTGTAGACTACTTCCAGATCTTCGGGCT AGAAAAGAAGTATGATATTGAGGTCCAGAATCTGGAGGGTAAGTACAAAGACTGGCAGAAAAAATTGCATCCTGATCTAGTGCACTCAAAATCTCAG AGAGAAAGAGGGTATGCTGCTGACCAGTCTGCTCGGGTAATTGATGCGTATTGCACGCTTAGCAAGCCATTGTTGAGGGCGATATACATT CTGAGGCTTGAAGGTATAGATGTTGATGAAGAAGAAACACTTACAGATCCGGAGTTACTTTCTGAG ATTTTGGAAATCAGGGAAGCTGTTGAAGAGGCAGCTGATCCTCTGGCGTTAAATGAGATCAAGTCTCAG ACTGcaagaaaaatatga
- the LOC121265965 gene encoding iron-sulfur cluster co-chaperone protein HscB homolog isoform X1, with amino-acid sequence MSRKFWTPIYTTLRRTLPSKHSYLPANSAFKFPSPTYFFSSPSPSSSPNSPFSSGYDFYSLQNPKFPVRIFCFSTGAEEQSSARCWSCGAVAIAAPFLVCETCRSVQPMDRSVDYFQIFGLEKKYDIEVQNLEGKYKDWQKKLHPDLVHSKSQRERGYAADQSARVIDAYCTLSKPLLRAIYILRLEGIDVDEEETLTDPELLSEILEIREAVEEAADPLALNEIKSQMNEKLNHWSNSFATAFRCRKFEEAVNSIRRMTYYERVTEEIVKKL; translated from the exons ATGTCGAGGAAGTTCTGGACTCCTATCTACACGACTCTGCGCCGGACCCTCCCTTCGAAACACTCTTATTTGCCTGCCAATTCCGCTTTCAAATTCCCGTCTCCCACTTATTTTTTCTCATCCCCTTCTCCTTCAAGTTCACCTAATTCCCCATTTTCGTCAGGCTATGATTTTTACTCTCTGCAGAATCCAAAGTTTCCCGTAAGAATTTTCTGTTTCTCCACGGGAGCTGAGGAGCAGTCCAGCGCTAGATGCTGGAGTTGTGGCGCTGTGGCCATAGCGGCGCCGTTTCTGGTCTGCGAGACGTGTCGGAGCGTTCAGCCCATGGATCGTTCTGTAGACTACTTCCAGATCTTCGGGCT AGAAAAGAAGTATGATATTGAGGTCCAGAATCTGGAGGGTAAGTACAAAGACTGGCAGAAAAAATTGCATCCTGATCTAGTGCACTCAAAATCTCAG AGAGAAAGAGGGTATGCTGCTGACCAGTCTGCTCGGGTAATTGATGCGTATTGCACGCTTAGCAAGCCATTGTTGAGGGCGATATACATT CTGAGGCTTGAAGGTATAGATGTTGATGAAGAAGAAACACTTACAGATCCGGAGTTACTTTCTGAG ATTTTGGAAATCAGGGAAGCTGTTGAAGAGGCAGCTGATCCTCTGGCGTTAAATGAGATCAAGTCTCAG ATGAACGAGAAGCTGAATCATTGGTCCAACTCTTTTGCAACTGCATTTCGATGTCGGAAGTTTGAAGAAGCTGTAAATTCTATCCGAAGAATGACTTACTATGAACGTGTAACTGAAGAAATCGTGAAGAAACTCTAA
- the LOC121266289 gene encoding dihydroneopterin aldolase 2-like: protein MEDDAIMKGDKLILRGLKFHGYHGVKAEERKLGQKFLVDVDAWMDLLPAGKSDNLSDTVSYTDIYRIVKETVEGPAQNLLESVAQLIASTTFTKHPQISAVRVKVGKPHVAVPGSVDYLGVEILRHRSVDIPNRAA from the exons ATGGAAGATGATGCAATTATGAAGGGAGACAAACTTATATTGAGGGGGTTGAAGTTCCATGGATATCATGGGGTGAAGGCAGAAGAAAGGAAGCTGGGTCAGAAGTTCTTGGTGGATGTTGATGCATGGATGGACCTCCTGCCTGCTGGTAAATCTGATAATTTGTCAGATACTGTGAGTTACACTGATATTTACCG AATAGTAAAAGAAACTGTGGAAGGGCCTGCTCAGAATCTTCTGGAGTCGGTGGCTCAACTCATTGCGTCTACCACTTTTACAAAGCATCCCCAGATATCGGCTGTTCGTGTGAAAGTTGGAAAACCTCATGTGGCTGTTCCTGGTTCTGTTGACTACTTGGGCGTTGAGATTCTCAGGCACCGAAGTGTTGACATACCAAACCGTGCTGCTTAG
- the LOC121266288 gene encoding uncharacterized protein LOC121266288 has translation MEKKQKITQYRERLDKTLALPDLANKETLETLVKNQLLHSSEDETNGCNQKIIENRTAEVSFFLDMLRSASVDDNDGSEASERSRAEWKLKQDKEDFRVMYREGPKGTPFHTLLVEGYVDGPVDVCLCTSWESSLYKKWWPQFSVPTFKMICGKCLQKVRIGEQISLVRMKVPWPLSTREAIVHYFMFEYFQDDLIVVLLNTISDLESIDISTHGFTNEVIPEANGVVRIDVVGGFALQKVTSERSYFRTIANVDLKLDFVPPSLINFISRQLIGNGFRLYQKVVSSMSKTDKDFIDALGDPLYTKIREALYSANISERAVEGEKIKTDACIFPEEHLIANKQDELVDIRQEVHCDYHASESEPKNAVVTDRKAFGEIEEEESEENKHFEEDGKDTDHISTKEFNEGCNVNGKRNISIRSEVEQALGTLEKVISVLREYGFNAQNGFSSGLTSKEPPNMEVLTKDSNFNDEVILEVLEKEIIDGTSLERPRNSSSNHSFRHARSNSLPREVNHNKILLASTEQEQYLSVPNEATQVTPNGTIEVQALDQSAHDIKQKMSTEANSIQESSLNGEEKSSGQKKHRLCCFRLRG, from the exons atggagaaaaaacaaaagatcacTCAGTACAGGGAAAGGTTGGATAAGACACTTGCATTGCCTGATCTGGCAAATAAGGAGACACTTGAAACCTTAGTCAAGAATCAACTCCTACATTCTTCAGAAGATGAAACTAACG GGTGCAAtcagaaaataattgaaaataggACTGCGGAAGTATCATTTTTTCTTGACATGTTGAGGAGTGCTTCAGTAGATGATAACGATGGATCGGAAGCCAGTGAGAGATCACGTGCCGAATGGAAG TTAAAACAAGACAAGGAAGACTTTCGTGTTATGTATCGTGAAGGGCCCAAAGGCACTCCTTTTCATACTTTACTAGTTGAAGGCTACGTAGATGGACCTGTAGATGTTT GTCTATGCACCTCATGGGAGTCATCCCTCTACAAGAAATG GTGGCCTCAGTTTAGTGTTCCAACTTTCAAAATGATCTGTGGCAAATGTTTGCAAAAGGTGCGGATTGGTGAACAGATATCTTTAGTGAG gaTGAAGGTTCCTTGGCCACTGTCAACAAGGGAGGCCATTGTGCActattttatgtttgagtaCTTTCAAGATGATCTCATTGTTGTCCTTCTAAACACG ATTTCTGATTTGGAAAGCATTGACATATCTACTCATGGTTTCACCAATGAGGTGATCCCTGAAGCAAATGGCGTTGTTAGGATTGATGTTGTAGGAGGCTTTGCTTTGCAAAAGGTGACCTCAGAGAGAAGTTACTTTCG GACAATAGCAAATGTGGACCTCAAGTTGGACTTTGTCCCTCCATCCCTTATAAACTTTATCTCACGGCAGCTCATTGGCAATGGTTTCAGACTCTATCAAAAG GTAGTGTCTTCTATGTCTAAGACTGACAAAGATTTTATTGATGCCTTGGGGGACCCACTGTATACTAAAATACGTGAAGCTCTTTATTCCGCTAATATATCGGAAAGGGCTGTGGAAGGAGAAAAGATCAAGACTGATGCGTGTATTTTCCCTGAAGAACATCTTATTGCGAATAAGCAGGATGAATTGGTGGATATACGTCAGGAGGTTCATTGTGATTACCATGCAAGTGAATCTGAGCCAAAAAATGCTGTAGTAACAGACAGGAAAGCTTTTGGagagattgaagaagaagagagtgaAGAAAACAAGCACTTTGAGGAGGATGGTAAGGACACAGATCACATTTCAACCAAGGAATTCAATGAAGGGTGTAATGTAAATGGCAAAAGAAATATATCAATCAGGTCTGAGGTGGAACAAGCTCTGGGAACATTAGAAAAGGTCATCTCAGTGCTTCGGGAATATGGGTTTAATGCCCAAAATGGGTTCTCTTCTGGATTAACCAGTAAAGAACCTCCAAATATGGAGGTTCTGACAAAGGACTCAAATTTCAATGATGAGGTTATTCTTGAAGTATTGGAAAAGGAAATCATTGATGGGACTTCACTTGAACGGCCTAGGAATAGCTCTAGCAATCACAGCTTCAG GCATGCACGATCAAATTCTCTCCCAAGGGAGGTAAACCATAACAAAATTCTACTAGCATCAACGGAGCAGGAGCAGTATCTTTCGGTTCCTAATGAGGCTACGCAGGTTACTCCGAACGGGACAATAGAAGTACAGGCTTTGGACCAAAGTGCACATGATATTAAGCAGAAAATGAGCACCGAGGCAAATAGCATCCAGGAAAGTAGTCTAAATGGAGAAGAGAAATCAAGCGGACAGAAAAAGCATAGGCTATGTTGTTTCAGGTTGCGAGGTTGA
- the LOC121266143 gene encoding calcium-dependent protein kinase 26-like, producing MGNNCVGSRSSSNYGLLQSISTSVWWSRTSDCIVSNKGITSGSSSVHNESEFHFPVVQNKPPATVKMINGDTKLAEPLSHEEESKLSKPEKREENTNKTGEPMRNKKESTKPTQPARSKQEDEQEVTDKQSRPRNKPFHVKRMASAGLQADSVLQTKAGHLKEYYNLGKELGHGQFGKTFLCVDKVTGKEYACKSIAKRKLLTKEDVEDVRREIRIMHHLAGLPNIVSIRGAYEDAVAVHVVMELCTGGELFDRIIQQGHFTERKAAQLTRTIVGVVEACHSLGVMHCDLKPENFLFVNEQEDSPLKAIDFGLSVFFKPGEVFSDVVGSPYYVAPEILCKHYGPEADVWSAGVILYILLSGVPPFWAETEKEIFEEVLHGDLNFSSDPWPNVSESAKDLVRKMLVRDPRKRITAHEVLCHPWIQVDGVAPDKPLDSAVLSRLKQFSAMNKLKKMALRVIAQHLSEEEIAGLKEMFKVIDADNSGQITFEELKQGLERFGANLNESEIYDLMHAADVDNSGTIDYDEFIAATLHLNKIERDHLFAAFSYFDKDSSGYITQDELQQACEEFGIEDSHLEEMIREVDQDNDGRIDYDEFVAMMEKGNTNLGKKDLHSGFSMGFREALTVC from the exons ATGGGAAATAACTGTGTGGGATCGAGATCTTCTTCCAATTACGGACTCCTCCAATCGATTTCGACTTCTGTTTGGTGGTCTAGAACCTCAGACTGCATCGTTTCTAACAAAGGAATAACCAGTGGATCCTCCTCTGTGCATAACGAATCAGAATTCCATTTTCCTGTTGTACAGAACAAGCCCCCGGCAACGGTGAAGATGATCAATGGAGATACTAAATTGGCAGAGCCGCTAAGTCATGAAGAGGAGAGTAAATTATCAAAACCCGAAAAGCGGGAGGAAAATACTAACAAAACAGGGGAACCAATGAGGAACAAGAAAGAGAGTACGAAACCTACACAGCCGGCAAGATCAAAGCAGGAGGATGAGCAGGAGGTTACTGATAAGCAATCCAGGCCGAGGAATAAGCCTTTTCATGTGAAGAGGATGGCGAGTGCGGGGCTTCAGGCCGACTCGGTGTTGCAAACCAAGGCGGGCCATTTGAAGGAGTACTACAACTTGGGGAAGGAGCTTGGACACGGGCAGTTTGGGAAGACTTTTCTTTGCGTGGATAAGGTGACCGGGAAAGAGTACGCCTGCAAATCCATCGCTAAGAGGAAGTTGTTGACGAAGGAAGACGTGGAAGATGTGAGGAGGGAGATTCGAATAATGCACCATTTGGCGGGGCTGCCTAATATAGTTTCCATCCGAGGGGCTTATGAGGATGCTGTTGCAGTTCATGTTGTGATGGAGTTGTGCACAGGGGGTGAGCTATTCGATAGGATCATTCAGCAGGGGCATTTTACGGAAAGAAAGGCAGCACAGCTCACTAGGACTATAGTTGGTGTCGTAGAAGCCTGCCACTCTTTGGGTGTCATGCATTGTGATCTTAAGCctgagaattttctttttgtcaacGAGCAGGAGGATTCGCCTCTTAAGGCTATAGATTTTGGATTATCAGTATTCTTCAAGCCAG GGGAGGTTTTCAGTGATGTCGTTGGAAGTCCATATTACGTTGCCCCTGAAATTTTGTGCAAGCATTACGGTCCAGAAGCAGATGTTTGGAGTGCTGGAGTGATCCTTTACATTCTTTTAAGTGGCGTGCCTCCATTTTGGGCCG AGACGgagaaagaaatatttgaagaagTTTTGCATGGTGATCTTAACTTCTCATCAGATCCCTGGCCTAATGTCTCCGAGAGTGCTAAAGATTTAGTTAGAAAGATGCTCGTCAGAGACCCAAGAAAGAGGATAACTGCGCATGAAGTATTGT GCCACCCTTGGATTCAGGTTGATGGGGTGGCTCCAGACAAGCCTCTTGATTCTGCAGTCTTGAGTCGCTTAAAACAGTTTTCTGCAATGAACAAGCTTAAGAAGATGGCTCTTAGA GTTATTGCACAGCACCTCTCTGAAGAAGAAATTGCTGGGTTAAAAGAAATGTTTAAGGTGATAGACGCTGACAATAGTGGTCAAATTACTTTTGAAGAACTCAAACAGGGACTGGAAAGATTTGGTGCCAATCTGAATGAATCTGAAATATACGATCTTATGCACGCT GCAGATGTTGATAATAGTGGCACAATTGATTATGATGAGTTCATTGCTGCAACATTGCATCTAAACAAAATCGAGAGGGATCACCTATTTGCagctttttcatattttgataaagataGCAGCGGCTATATCACTCAAGATGAGCTTCAACAGGCTTGTGAGGAGTTTGGCATCGAGGATTCCCACTTGGAAGAAATGATTCGAGAAGTAGATCAGGATAAT GACGGAAGAATAGATTACGATGAGTTTGTAGCCATGATGGAAAAAGGCAACACCAACTTGGGTAAGAAGGATCTACATAGTGGTTTTAGCATGGGATTTAGGGAGGCACTTACTGTTTGTTGA
- the LOC121265964 gene encoding putative pentatricopeptide repeat-containing protein At5g06400, mitochondrial, with the protein MRNLIKFRFSCLNSSNKLFRFQLSNFQIRHFSSLSKSSSKLSKSKKTEDLLKNQAETSSFGLLFNEIKDILGADNFNSDITQSGTSIPIDIHVVGTQVKEEHPHWTEGVCRNAEDGVLLGKDYVSALEDTPLGNLGGNDVSPEVHKITQIVRAGNSFVSIEEQLETLSVRFDSEVVEKVLKRCFKVPHLALRFFDWVKLRDGFRHTTRTYNTMLSVAGEAREFQLVEKLVAEMDNNLCQKDIKTWTILISLYGNAKLISLALLVFENMRKCGCEPDAQVYKKMVRALCFAGKADIAIEFYKEMVQKDMALDVGLYKMLMVCISRSGDIAALRSIADDMIRVFQTPEHDVYGYVLKSLCISGKIREALEWIRELKDKDVTLNPEYFETLVKGLCRADRIADSLEIVDIMKRKYPFDGKIYGIIINGYLRRNDISKALDLFQSMKESGHLPLTSTYTELMQHLFRLDDYEKGCMLYEEMLERGVEPDTVAITAMVAGHVSQNRISEAWKVFRSMEDKGMRPTWKSYSVFIKELCKVSRTEEIFKVLNEMRASKIDIRDEIFDWIISYLEKKRELDSIEKIKQMQRIWKLYPQGELPGTDASRDQEPNLELNSNQSEEVRMDSHFMEPLPKNYDERDVKESCWILTSSTDWCLIQEALEKCNIHFTPDLVVEILHNCNVHGSAALHFFSWVGKQTGYSHTTETYNMAIKIAGRGKDFQHMRNLFYEMRRRGCPITSDTWTIMIMLYGRTGLTEIALKVFGEMKADGCNPSRGTYKYLIMNLCRRKGRKVDEAIKFFEEMMNAGHIPDKELVEAYLGCLCEVGRLLEARRCTDSLPRVGFTVPLSHSLYIRALCRVGRLKEAQVLFDEVSAEGSALDQYTYGSLVHGLLQKGCMEEALAKVDSMKQAGINPTVHVYTSLISHFMKEKQIERAHKVFHEMQREGCQPTVVTYSELIRGYMNMGKFADAWNIFHRMKVKGPLPDFKTYSIFITSLCKVGKSEEALQLISEMLDGVIVPSTVNFREVFYGLNREGKQDLARTVLQQKSALRSKRKFLI; encoded by the coding sequence ATGAGGAACTTAATCAAGTTCCGGTTCTCGTGTCTAAATTCAAGCAACAAGCTCTTTCGTTTTCAGCTTTCGAATTTTCAGATTCGTCATTTTTCAAGCCTCTCCAAGTCATCATCTAAGCTTTCGAAGTCCAAGAAAACCGAAGACCTTTTGAAGAACCAAGCAGAAACTAGTTCGTTTGGCTTACTATTCAATGAGATCAAAGACATCTTAGGCGCTGATAACTTTAACTCCGATATCACACAATCTGGGACTTCAATACCCATAGATATCCATGTGGTGGGCACTCAGGTGAAGGAAGAACACCCACATTGGACCGAAGGTGTTTGTCGAAATGCTGAAGATGGCGTGTTACTAGGAAAGGATTATGTATCAGCTTTGGAGGATACCCCGTTGGGAAATTTGGGTGGTAACGATGTTAGCCCCGAAGTTCATAAAATTACGCAGATTGTTCGGGCGGGAAACAGTTTTGTTTCGATCGAGGAGCAGCTAGAAACGTTGAGTGTTAGGTTCGATTCAGAGGTTGTCGAGAAAGTTTTGAAAAGGTGCTTTAAAGTGCCACATTTGGCTTTGAGGTTCTTTGATTGGGTGAAGCTCAGAGATGGGTTTCGTCATACAACTAGGACTTACAATACCATGTTGTCCGTAGCCGGTGAAGCGAGAGAGTTTCAGTTGGTGGAGAAGTTGGTGGCGGAAATGGATAACAACCTATGTCAGAAGGATATTAAGACTTGGACCATTCTTATCTCCCTCTATGGGAATGCAAAATTAATTAGCCTAGCCCTGTTGGTCTTTGAGAATATGAGGAAATGTGGTTGTGAACCAGATGCTCAGGTTTACAAAAAGATGGTACGCGCACTTTGTTTTGCTGGAAAAGCTGACATTGCAATCGAATTCTACAAGGAGATGGTCCAGAAGGACATGGCGCTTGATGTGGGTCTGTATAAGATGCTAATGGTTTGCATATCCAGATCAGGAGATATTGCCGCTCTTCGTTCCATTGCAGATGATATGATAAGAGTTTTTCAGACTCCAGAACATGATGTTTATGGATATGTGCTGAAAAGTTTATGCATCTCAGGGAAAATCAGAGAAGCTTTAGAATGGATTCGTGAACTCAAAGATAAAGATGTAACACTTAACCCCGAATACTTCGAGACCTTGGTGAAAGGACTGTGTAGGGCTGACAGGATTGCAGATTCTCTGGAAATTGTTGATATTATGAAGAGAAAATATCCTTTTGACGGGAAGATTTATGGAATTATCATCAATGGATATTTgaggagaaatgatatttcGAAGGCACTTGATCTGTTTCAAAGTATGAAAGAGTCTGGGCATCTGCCTCTGACTTCTACTTATACAGAGCTTATGCAGCACCTTTTCAGGTTGGATGATTATGAAAAAGGCTGCATGCTATATGAAGAGATGCTAGAAAGAGGAGTAGAGCCTGATACCGTGGCAATCACGGCAATGGTTGCAGGTCACGTCAGCCAAAACCGTATATCTGAAGCATGGAAAGTTTTTAGGAGTATGGAGGACAAAGGCATGAGGCCCACTTGGAAGTCTTATTCGGTATTCATTAAGGAGCTTTGTAAGGTTTCAAGGACAGAggaaattttcaaggttttgaATGAAATGCGGGCATCTAAGATAGACATTCGAGATGAAATATTTGATTGGATAATATCTTACttggagaaaaagagagagcttGATAGTATAGAAAAGATAAAGCAGATGCAGAGAATTTGGAAGCTTTACCCTCAAGGAGAGTTACCCGGTACAGATGCATCCAGAGATCAGGAGCCCAATCTGGAGTTAAACTCTAACCAATCAGAGGAAGTAAGGATGGACAGTCACTTCATGGAACCACTtccaaaaaattatgatgaGCGGGATGTGAAAGAAAGTTGTTGGATTTTAACATCATCAACAGATTGGTGCTTGATTCAAGAAGCTTTGGAGAAATGCAATATTCATTTCACACCAGACCTTGTTGTGGAGATTTTGCACAATTGCAATGTGCATGGGTCTGCCGCATTGCACTTCTTCTCCTGGGTAGGGAAACAAACTGGTTATAGTCACACTACCGAAACTTACAACATGGCCATCAAAATTGCTGGACGTGGAAAAGATTTCCAGCACATGAGAAACCTTTTCTACGAAATGAGAAGAAGAGGTTGCCCAATTACATCTGATACATGGACAATCATGATTATGCTGTATGGTCGTACAGGTCTGACTGAGATTGCTCTGAAAGTTTTTGGAGAGATGAAAGCTGATGGTTGTAACCCAAGTAGGGGGACCTACAAGTATTTGATTATGAATCTTTGTAGGAGGAAAGGTAGGAAGGTGGATGAAGCCATTAAATTTTTCGAGGAGATGATGAATGCTGGACATATCCCTGACAAAGAACTCGTTGAAGCTTACCTTGGTTGTTTATGTGAAGTTGGTAGGCTGTTGGAAGCTAGAAGGTGTACAGATTCACTTCCTAGAGTTGGGTTTACAGTTCCACTAAGCCACTCATTGTACATTAGGGCTCTTTGTCGCGTGGGGAGGTTGAAGGAAGCTCAAGTATTGTTTGATGAAGTTAGCGCGGAAGGATCAGCGTTGGATCAGTATACTTATGGAAGCCTTGTTCATGGACTGCTACAAAAGGGTTGCATGGAAGAGGCATTGGCCAAGGTGGATTCTATGAAGCAGGCAGGGATTAATCCGACCGTCCATGTTTATACATCCTTAATTTCCCATTTCATGAAGGAGAAGCAGATAGAAAGAGCTCACAAAGTTTTTCACGAAATGCAACGTGAAGGTTGTCAACCAACTGTTGTTACCTATTCGGAACTGATACGAGGTTACATGAACATGGGGAAGTTTGCTGATGCTTGGAATATCTTCCATCGTATGAAAGTAAAAGGGCCTCTGCCTGATTTCAAAACTTATTCAATATTCATCACTTCTCTCTGTAAGGTAGGGAAGTCTGAAGAGGCTTTGCAGCTTATATCAGAAATGCTTGATGGTGTGATTGTCCCCAGTACTGTTAATTTTCGAGAAGTTTTTTACGGGCTAAACAGAGAAGGGAAGCAAGATTTGGCCCGTACCgtattacaacaaaaatcagCTCTAAGATCTAAACGCAAGttcttaatttga
- the LOC121266203 gene encoding fra a 1-associated protein-like: MGWVWKDDETDELDSYAGGVIPGGDCSIRKAVKSKCRTEEVEPGKFIRKCEKTEQLLRDCIGKPVEVVASNKEYTEDDVTAEVLKGPVSFEMSEHGAYDFPGLRSDLEAMTHSFLSGINRFFEEAEEMKNGFFNVFGAPRVFDGESSSPPSTRRGIPGEGHSRKDSFPKTTEPDSGHFDLSGLAKDV, encoded by the exons ATGGGGTGGGTGTGGAAGGACGATGAAACAGACGAGCTTGATTCGTACGCCGGCGGAGTTATTCCGGGAGGAGATTGCTCTATCAGAAAGGCAGTGAAGTCGAAGTGCAGAACTGAGGAGGTCGAGCCTGGGAAGTTCATCAGGAAGTGCGAGAAAACCGAGCAGCTTCTCAGGGATTGCATCGGGAA gCCTGTCGAAGTGGTTGCATCCAACAAAGAATACACTGAAGATGATGTTACAGCCGAGGTGCTTAAAGGGCCTGTCTCTTTTGAGATGTCAGAGCATGGGGCATATGACTTCCCTGGGTTACGCAGTGATCTTGAAGCCATGACGCATAGCTTCCTTAGCGGTATCAACCGTTTCTTTGAAGAGGCTGAAGAGATGAAGAATGGcttctttaatgtttttggagCTCCACGCGTGTTTGATGGGGAGTCTTCATCCCCACCATCAACGAGGCGAGGGATACCAGGCGAAGGCCATTCAAGGAAAGATTCCTTTCCCAAAACAACTGAGCCAGACTCGGGACATTTTGATCTTTCTGGGTTGGCAAAAGATGTTTGA